From Nitrospirota bacterium, the proteins below share one genomic window:
- a CDS encoding 4Fe-4S dicluster domain-containing protein, with product MKKLKINLDDLKNEGLASVSPMERREFLKIGLVITGVFAGGTIFSAVSTIDRVFASSDEMTEKYPYKPHYSMVLRQSRCIDCERCVEACKLTNEVPDYGYRTRIFERDVPDAIGRKREFIPVLCNHCNNPPCVRACPTKATTKDKTNGIVMMDYDKCIGCKSCMQACPYDARYFNEEKHAIDKCNFCIDTRLSKGEKLTACAAACPAGVRIFGDLSDTTSDVYKLIHQLETPVWVLRPEVGAFPNVFYMKG from the coding sequence ATGAAGAAACTGAAAATAAATCTTGACGATTTGAAAAACGAGGGCCTGGCTTCTGTATCACCGATGGAGCGGAGGGAGTTCCTGAAGATCGGACTGGTCATAACCGGGGTATTTGCAGGCGGTACCATCTTCTCCGCGGTGTCGACTATCGACCGGGTTTTCGCCTCATCTGACGAAATGACGGAAAAATATCCGTATAAGCCGCATTACAGCATGGTTCTGCGCCAGTCCCGCTGCATTGATTGCGAACGGTGCGTGGAGGCGTGCAAATTGACCAACGAAGTACCGGACTACGGCTATCGGACGAGAATATTCGAGCGGGACGTTCCCGATGCCATCGGAAGGAAACGGGAATTCATCCCGGTGCTGTGCAACCACTGCAACAATCCGCCGTGCGTACGGGCCTGCCCGACGAAAGCGACCACGAAAGACAAAACAAACGGCATCGTCATGATGGATTATGATAAATGCATCGGCTGCAAGTCCTGCATGCAGGCATGTCCCTATGACGCGCGGTATTTCAATGAAGAGAAGCACGCCATCGACAAATGCAACTTCTGCATCGACACCCGTCTTTCCAAAGGTGAGAAACTGACCGCGTGTGCCGCAGCGTGCCCGGCCGGCGTGCGCATCTTCGGAGATCTGTCGGATACGACCAGCGATGTCTACAAGCTCATACATCAGCTCGAGACGCCGGTGTGGGTCTTACGTCCCGAGGTCGGCGCATTCCCGAACGTCTTTTACATGAAGGGATAA
- the nrfD gene encoding polysulfide reductase NrfD, with amino-acid sequence MNESKDVKKSKNTSEMVKDLKESFQASFLTDWYTTLVGFLSGTKSFYIVLVVGLVIIYAGAMGAFDAVRIGYRHAYGVTREVSWGILISTYVFFVVTSTGLCIVSSIGHVFGVKDFMPIAKRAVFLSIVTIMAGFTIIAFEIENPFRMAIYNVLSPGLTSNIWWMGTLYGAYMVFMIVEFIFLQLDNHQYATYAGLAGLISGIIAHSNLGAIFGMLHGREYWYGPFLPIYFIASALMSGCAAIIFFTWLGHKITNEKMDRPMVRSMEVVAKLCTLMIAMVLFMIIWKIITGFAGGPGKIEVLKAMLTGPYAFNFWVLEMGVGLVIPFIILLTSRWQNLNSMFLATSMMIFGIFFMRYDLIVLGQVVPQFHELGVNEYKGLLPYMPSFHEILIVLMGLAMTITTFILGEKVFQGHKSEIH; translated from the coding sequence TTGAACGAATCCAAGGATGTGAAAAAATCCAAGAACACCTCTGAGATGGTGAAGGACCTGAAAGAGTCTTTTCAGGCCTCTTTTTTGACCGACTGGTATACCACCCTGGTCGGTTTTTTATCGGGCACTAAATCGTTCTACATTGTGCTGGTAGTCGGTCTCGTGATAATCTACGCCGGCGCCATGGGGGCATTTGACGCGGTCCGCATCGGGTACCGGCACGCTTATGGAGTGACCCGGGAAGTCTCCTGGGGCATACTCATTTCGACCTATGTTTTCTTCGTGGTGACCTCCACCGGCCTTTGCATTGTCTCATCCATAGGACATGTTTTCGGCGTGAAAGACTTTATGCCGATCGCAAAACGGGCCGTCTTTCTTTCTATTGTGACCATCATGGCCGGATTCACCATCATTGCCTTTGAGATCGAGAACCCCTTCCGGATGGCTATCTATAATGTGCTTTCTCCCGGACTGACATCCAATATCTGGTGGATGGGTACGCTTTACGGCGCGTACATGGTCTTTATGATAGTCGAATTCATTTTTTTGCAACTGGATAACCATCAGTATGCCACCTATGCGGGCCTCGCGGGGCTGATTTCCGGCATCATCGCTCACAGCAATCTCGGGGCCATTTTTGGCATGCTTCACGGCAGGGAATACTGGTATGGTCCGTTCCTGCCGATCTACTTCATTGCCTCCGCGCTGATGTCAGGATGCGCTGCAATCATCTTCTTCACCTGGCTGGGGCATAAAATCACTAATGAGAAAATGGATCGGCCGATGGTGCGCTCCATGGAAGTCGTCGCCAAGCTCTGTACGCTCATGATTGCAATGGTGCTTTTCATGATCATATGGAAGATCATTACCGGCTTTGCGGGCGGTCCTGGAAAGATCGAGGTGTTGAAGGCCATGCTTACCGGGCCGTATGCGTTCAATTTCTGGGTACTTGAAATGGGCGTCGGACTCGTTATCCCCTTCATCATTCTCCTGACTTCCCGGTGGCAGAATTTGAACTCCATGTTTCTGGCCACGTCGATGATGATATTCGGGATTTTCTTCATGCGCTATGATCTGATCGTCCTTGGCCAGGTCGTACCGCAGTTTCATGAATTAGGGGTAAATGAATACAAGGGTCTTCTTCCCTATATGCCGTCCTTTCATGAGATCCTCATCGTTCTGATGGGCTTGGCTATGACGATAACGACGTTTATTCTTGGGGAGAAGGTATTCCAGGGACATAAGAGCGAGATCCATTAA